In one Vicinamibacterales bacterium genomic region, the following are encoded:
- a CDS encoding glycine betaine ABC transporter substrate-binding protein: protein MTATVRRVVLGLAGLAAVVLAAPGASGQARPADPSRPVVVGSKPFGESYLLAEIFAQVIESRGLTVTRRLGLGSTDIAFPALARGEIDVYPEYTGTGLLVILKAPLSTDRQVVFNTVARETERRYDVRWLPPLGFENTYAMSVRTDMAARLGLRTLSDVARVSETLRAGFTADFVGRADGLPKLRDAYGLAPRSVRVIAPALKYPALAQGEVDIIDAFSTDGLLSRYPLTVLEDDQHVFPPYDAAPLVRGAVAREHPGVVAALSRLGGRLDVERMRRLNARLEVEGDAVGDIAHDALVELGLVAPRSGRTVRTTEGDLQAAPAGADGSFLDYLWAQRQMLAAKSARHLSLTGLSMVAAIVVGVGLGLSLTRAAAAEAATRGVGLLQTMPGIALLAFMLPVLGIGIVPSIAALFLYSLYPIVRGTVTGVRQADPQAVEAATALGMTGRQVLWWVRVPLAMPVIMAGIRTAAVTNVGTATLAAFVGGGGLGDPIVAGLALADSRMILSGAIPAALLAVVVDVVLARVQRWLTPAALR, encoded by the coding sequence ATGACCGCCACCGTCAGGCGTGTCGTCCTGGGCCTCGCGGGGCTCGCGGCGGTGGTGCTGGCCGCACCGGGCGCGTCCGGTCAGGCGCGGCCCGCCGATCCGTCGCGGCCGGTGGTCGTCGGCTCCAAGCCGTTCGGCGAGTCGTACCTGCTCGCCGAGATCTTCGCGCAGGTGATCGAGTCGCGCGGCCTGACCGTGACGCGGCGCCTCGGCCTCGGATCGACCGACATCGCGTTCCCGGCCCTGGCGCGCGGCGAAATCGACGTCTACCCCGAGTACACGGGCACGGGACTGCTCGTGATTCTCAAGGCGCCCCTCTCGACTGACCGCCAGGTGGTGTTCAACACCGTCGCCCGCGAGACCGAGCGCCGCTACGACGTCCGCTGGCTGCCGCCCCTCGGGTTCGAGAACACCTATGCCATGTCCGTGCGGACCGACATGGCCGCCCGCCTCGGTCTCCGCACGCTCAGCGACGTGGCGCGGGTGAGCGAGACCCTGCGCGCGGGCTTCACGGCCGACTTCGTCGGCCGCGCGGACGGTCTGCCCAAGCTCCGGGACGCCTACGGGCTGGCGCCGCGGTCCGTGCGCGTCATCGCCCCGGCGCTGAAGTACCCCGCGCTCGCGCAGGGCGAGGTGGACATCATCGATGCGTTCTCGACCGATGGCCTGCTGTCGCGCTACCCGCTGACCGTGCTCGAGGACGACCAGCACGTGTTCCCTCCCTACGACGCCGCGCCGCTCGTCAGGGGCGCCGTCGCCCGCGAGCATCCCGGCGTCGTGGCCGCGCTGTCGCGGCTCGGCGGCCGGCTGGACGTCGAGCGCATGCGCCGGCTGAACGCGAGGCTCGAGGTGGAGGGCGACGCCGTCGGGGACATCGCGCACGACGCCCTCGTCGAACTTGGACTCGTGGCGCCCCGGAGCGGACGGACCGTCCGAACCACCGAGGGCGACCTCCAGGCCGCGCCGGCGGGAGCGGACGGCTCGTTCCTGGACTACCTCTGGGCGCAGCGCCAGATGCTGGCGGCGAAGAGCGCGCGGCACCTGTCGCTCACGGGGCTGTCGATGGTCGCGGCCATCGTGGTCGGGGTGGGGCTGGGCCTGTCGCTGACCCGGGCGGCCGCCGCCGAGGCCGCGACCCGAGGCGTCGGTCTCCTCCAGACGATGCCGGGCATCGCGCTCCTGGCGTTCATGCTGCCGGTGCTGGGGATCGGCATCGTGCCGTCGATCGCGGCCCTCTTCCTCTATTCGCTCTATCCCATCGTGCGCGGCACGGTGACCGGCGTGCGGCAGGCGGATCCGCAGGCGGTGGAGGCGGCGACGGCGCTCGGCATGACGGGCCGGCAGGTGCTGTGGTGGGTGCGGGTGCCGCTGGCCATGCCCGTCATCATGGCGGGGATCAGGACAGCCGCCGTCACCAACGTGGGCACCGCCACGCTCGCGGCGTTCGTGGGCGGCGGCGGCCTGGGCGATCCCATCGTGGCCGGGCTGGCGCTGGCCGATTCGCGCATGATCCTGTCCGGGGCGATTCCGGCGGCGCTCCTGGCCGTGGTGGTGGACGTCGTGCTGGCGCGCGTGCAGCGATGGCTCACACCCGCGGCGCTGAGGTAG
- a CDS encoding serine hydrolase: MTWRLRAVLLATGLLALSPAGPALAQPALVDQLAAKFQRELEALADAAPGVVGVSVVDLTSGRRWDVNGTTVFPQGSAIKVPLLLELFRQADAKTLSLAERVTLTAADRAGGSSLLQYFSDGGSAFSLHDLTVPMVVLSDNTATNMLIDKVGMDAVTATMAGLGLPNTKLRRKMIRQAEQVKGNENTSTPREAADLMARLSRCEVPLTAASCAEVVRLLELPKGGAFRDPIPAAVPVAWKPGSLDGVSTAWGLVGLEGAPYAVSIMVTFGNGDPDESLGRISGAVYAHFAQVAGATALGARVSPALLKKPGR, translated from the coding sequence ATGACCTGGCGGCTGCGCGCCGTCCTGCTGGCGACGGGACTCCTGGCGCTGTCTCCCGCCGGGCCCGCCTTGGCCCAGCCGGCGCTGGTCGACCAGCTCGCGGCCAAGTTCCAGCGCGAGCTGGAGGCCCTGGCCGACGCGGCGCCCGGCGTGGTCGGGGTGAGCGTGGTGGACCTCACCAGCGGCCGGCGCTGGGACGTCAACGGGACGACGGTGTTCCCGCAGGGGAGCGCGATCAAGGTGCCCCTGCTCCTGGAACTCTTCCGCCAGGCCGACGCGAAGACGCTGTCGCTCGCCGAGCGGGTCACGCTGACGGCGGCGGACCGTGCCGGCGGCAGCAGCCTGCTCCAGTACTTCTCCGACGGCGGATCGGCCTTCTCGCTGCACGATCTCACCGTGCCCATGGTCGTCCTGTCCGACAACACGGCCACGAACATGCTCATCGACAAGGTGGGCATGGACGCGGTGACGGCCACGATGGCGGGGCTGGGCCTGCCGAACACGAAGCTGCGGCGCAAGATGATCCGGCAGGCCGAGCAGGTGAAGGGGAACGAGAACACGTCCACCCCGCGCGAGGCCGCCGACCTGATGGCCCGGCTGTCGCGCTGCGAGGTGCCGCTCACCGCCGCGTCCTGCGCCGAGGTCGTGCGGCTGCTGGAACTGCCGAAGGGCGGCGCCTTCCGGGACCCGATTCCGGCCGCCGTGCCCGTGGCCTGGAAGCCGGGCTCGCTGGACGGCGTCAGCACGGCCTGGGGCCTGGTCGGGCTCGAGGGGGCCCCCTACGCCGTCTCGATCATGGTGACGTTCGGCAACGGCGATCCGGACGAGTCGCTCGGCCGGATCTCGGGCGCCGTCTACGCCCATTTCGCGCAGGTCGCCGGCGCGACCGCGCTCGGCGCGCGCGTCTCGCCTGCGCTCCTGAAGAAGCCCGGCCGGTAG
- a CDS encoding pitrilysin family protein — protein sequence MKSLVSRVVPVLRRRALAAIVVAFAAGAAWWAPLDAAVAPPKLQYQRFTLPNGLTVIFHTDRSTPIAHVQIWYHVGSKNERPGRTGFAHLFEHMMFKGSKNVEPEQHTSIVSSVGGRANAYTNEDTTVYWNTVPSQYLPLVLWMEADRLGSLRIDEQTFVSEREVVKEERRMRVDNQPFGNLNELLYAHAFTTHPYKNPVIGSMADLDAATIEDVRAFFDTFYIPANATLVVAGDFDVAETTDLITRYFGRIPAGAGKVPRDIAMEPAPVKETRVTLQENWPLPAVVVAHHITYDGHPDSYPLHVLAKILSDGDSSRIHRSLVYEKRLAVAAFGSANLIEHPNLFYTVALVAPGQSPDAVEQALIAELDKVAAEGVTDRELQRAKNQFARDYILMRETVQNKAQVLAHAEVLHADLTTADGEFQIFQNMSKTDVQRVAKTYFTPASRVVLHVMPKNGGTRP from the coding sequence ATGAAGAGCCTCGTCTCGCGCGTCGTCCCGGTCCTCAGGCGCCGCGCGCTCGCGGCCATTGTCGTCGCCTTCGCCGCGGGCGCCGCCTGGTGGGCGCCGCTCGACGCGGCCGTCGCGCCGCCGAAGCTGCAGTACCAGCGGTTCACGCTGCCGAACGGCCTCACGGTGATCTTCCACACCGATCGCTCGACGCCGATCGCCCACGTCCAGATCTGGTACCACGTCGGCTCGAAGAACGAGCGGCCCGGCCGGACCGGCTTCGCCCACCTCTTCGAGCACATGATGTTCAAGGGCTCGAAGAACGTGGAGCCCGAGCAGCACACGTCGATCGTCTCGTCGGTGGGGGGACGGGCCAACGCGTACACGAACGAGGACACGACGGTCTACTGGAACACCGTCCCCTCGCAGTACCTGCCGCTCGTGCTGTGGATGGAGGCGGATCGCCTCGGCTCGCTCCGCATCGACGAGCAGACCTTCGTCAGCGAACGCGAGGTCGTCAAGGAGGAACGGCGGATGCGCGTGGACAACCAGCCGTTCGGCAACCTGAACGAGCTGCTCTACGCCCATGCCTTCACCACCCACCCCTACAAGAACCCCGTGATCGGCAGCATGGCCGATCTGGACGCGGCGACCATCGAGGACGTCCGGGCCTTCTTCGACACGTTCTACATTCCGGCCAATGCGACGCTGGTGGTCGCCGGCGACTTCGACGTCGCCGAGACGACGGACCTCATCACGCGCTACTTCGGCCGCATCCCGGCCGGGGCGGGGAAGGTCCCGCGCGACATCGCGATGGAGCCGGCGCCGGTGAAGGAAACACGGGTGACGCTGCAGGAGAACTGGCCCCTGCCGGCGGTCGTCGTGGCCCACCACATCACCTACGACGGCCACCCCGACTCGTACCCGCTGCACGTACTGGCGAAGATTCTGAGCGACGGCGACAGCTCGCGCATCCACCGGAGCCTGGTCTACGAGAAGCGGCTGGCGGTCGCGGCCTTCGGCAGCGCGAACCTGATCGAGCACCCCAACCTCTTCTACACGGTCGCGCTCGTCGCGCCGGGACAGTCGCCCGACGCGGTGGAGCAAGCCCTGATCGCCGAGCTGGACAAGGTGGCGGCGGAGGGGGTCACGGACCGGGAGCTCCAGCGCGCCAAGAACCAGTTCGCCCGCGACTACATCCTCATGCGGGAGACCGTGCAGAACAAGGCCCAGGTCCTGGCGCACGCCGAAGTGCTGCACGCCGACCTGACGACGGCCGACGGCGAATTCCAGATCTTCCAGAACATGTCCAAGACCGACGTCCAACGGGTGGCCAAGACCTACTTCACGCCCGCCTCCCGCGTGGTCCTGCACGTCATGCCCAAGAACGGGGGCACCCGCCCATGA
- a CDS encoding M20/M25/M40 family metallo-hydrolase produces MRSKLVISGACALVVLAASPALAQPPGVREWRTAHEGAIVAELSGLVALPNVAGNDADMRRNAEHLQQRFAARGFKVETVAGPGSPVVFASLDVPDAAGTLTFYIHYDGQPVDASEWSRCKPFTPCLFSASGAVPDDPSRTRFDPEWRLYGRSASDDKGPIVAFLNAVEALKASGRGPTWNLRVVLDGEEEAGSGNFRTFAAARAASLKSDLAVTLDGPRHPSGRPTVYFGVRGGAGVTLTVFGARGDLHSGNYGNWAPDPSMRLAKLLATMKDDDGRVLIKDFYTDVRPLTPTERQALAAAPDVEAVLARDFGVAVPERPDERLEVKLNQPTLSILDLGVSGVPGRSAIPGSATARLEVRMVKDLVPETVNARITEHVKAQGYYVVTGRDPTDEERRTHRLIARVDPRRGSAASRVSMDDPMAQAVVKALTFGGVPPVQLPTLGGGLPFGTFSDQYQMPTVGVSIVNFDNNQHGPDENLRLQNLWEGIEMLAALMTMPR; encoded by the coding sequence ATGCGATCGAAGCTCGTCATCTCGGGCGCGTGCGCCCTCGTCGTCCTGGCCGCGTCGCCGGCCCTCGCGCAGCCGCCGGGCGTGCGCGAATGGCGGACGGCGCACGAAGGCGCGATTGTCGCCGAGCTGAGCGGGCTCGTCGCGCTGCCCAACGTGGCCGGCAACGACGCCGACATGCGCCGGAACGCCGAGCACCTGCAGCAGCGCTTCGCCGCGCGCGGGTTCAAGGTGGAGACGGTGGCGGGCCCGGGCTCGCCCGTCGTGTTCGCCAGTCTCGACGTCCCGGACGCGGCCGGCACGCTCACGTTCTACATCCACTACGACGGCCAGCCGGTGGACGCCTCCGAGTGGTCGCGCTGCAAGCCGTTCACCCCGTGCCTCTTCAGTGCGAGCGGCGCCGTGCCCGACGATCCGTCGCGCACGCGGTTCGATCCCGAGTGGCGCCTGTACGGCCGCTCGGCCTCCGACGACAAAGGGCCGATTGTCGCGTTCCTGAACGCGGTCGAGGCGCTGAAGGCGTCGGGCCGCGGACCGACGTGGAACCTCCGGGTCGTGCTCGACGGCGAGGAGGAAGCCGGGTCCGGCAACTTCCGGACCTTCGCGGCGGCGCGCGCGGCGAGCCTGAAGAGCGACCTGGCGGTCACGCTCGACGGTCCGCGCCATCCGAGCGGCCGCCCCACGGTGTACTTCGGCGTGCGGGGCGGGGCCGGGGTCACCCTCACCGTGTTCGGCGCCCGCGGCGATCTGCACTCCGGCAACTACGGCAACTGGGCGCCCGACCCGTCGATGCGCCTCGCCAAGCTCCTGGCCACGATGAAGGACGACGACGGCCGCGTGCTGATCAAGGACTTCTACACGGACGTCCGTCCGCTCACGCCGACCGAGCGCCAGGCGCTGGCGGCGGCGCCGGACGTCGAGGCGGTGCTGGCCCGGGACTTCGGCGTGGCGGTTCCGGAGCGGCCCGACGAGCGCCTCGAGGTGAAACTCAACCAGCCGACGCTCAGCATTCTCGACCTCGGCGTCAGCGGCGTGCCCGGGCGATCGGCGATTCCAGGGTCGGCCACGGCGCGGCTGGAAGTGCGGATGGTCAAGGACCTCGTGCCCGAAACCGTGAACGCGCGCATCACCGAACACGTGAAGGCCCAGGGCTACTACGTCGTCACCGGCCGGGATCCGACCGACGAAGAGCGGCGGACGCACCGGCTCATCGCCCGCGTCGACCCCCGGCGCGGCTCGGCGGCGTCGCGCGTCTCCATGGACGACCCGATGGCGCAGGCCGTCGTGAAGGCGCTGACGTTCGGTGGCGTGCCGCCCGTGCAGCTGCCCACGCTCGGCGGCGGGCTGCCCTTCGGCACGTTCAGCGACCAGTACCAGATGCCGACCGTGGGCGTCTCGATCGTGAACTTCGACAACAACCAGCACGGGCCGGACGAGAACCTCCGGCTGCAGAACCTGTGGGAGGGCATCGAGATGCTGGCGGCCTTGATGACCATGCCGCGATGA
- a CDS encoding ATP-binding cassette domain-containing protein — protein sequence MPEIALRAVAVSKRYGPVTALDGVSIEVAHGECVALVGESGSGKSTLLRAFNGLTRVDDGEVDVDGVPVAGRDVVALRRHIGFVPQDGGLLPHWTVARNAALVPTLTGRPDASTRATAALDLVGLSAADFGPRWPRELSGGQRQRVAFARALADHPRIVLLDEPFGALDAITRSDLQAMFLALRARSPIAVLLVTHDLHEAFLLADRVAVMRAGRIEQVATPAVLAGSPATGYVTELLRRARVGGDPR from the coding sequence ATGCCCGAGATCGCCCTCCGCGCCGTCGCCGTGTCGAAGCGCTACGGACCGGTCACGGCGCTCGACGGCGTGTCGATCGAGGTCGCGCACGGCGAGTGCGTGGCGCTCGTGGGCGAGAGCGGATCCGGCAAGAGCACGCTGCTCCGCGCGTTCAACGGCCTGACCCGCGTCGACGACGGCGAGGTGGACGTGGACGGTGTCCCGGTGGCCGGTCGCGACGTGGTCGCCCTGCGCCGCCACATCGGATTCGTGCCGCAGGACGGCGGCCTGCTGCCGCACTGGACGGTCGCCAGGAACGCGGCGCTCGTGCCCACGCTGACGGGCCGGCCCGACGCCTCGACGCGGGCGACGGCGGCGCTGGATCTGGTCGGCCTGTCGGCCGCCGACTTCGGCCCCCGGTGGCCGCGAGAGCTGTCCGGCGGCCAGCGCCAGCGTGTGGCCTTCGCCCGCGCGCTCGCCGACCACCCCCGCATCGTGCTCCTCGACGAGCCGTTCGGGGCGCTCGATGCCATCACCCGGAGCGACCTCCAGGCGATGTTCCTCGCGCTGCGGGCCCGCAGCCCGATCGCCGTGCTGCTCGTGACGCACGATCTCCACGAGGCCTTCCTGCTGGCCGACCGCGTGGCCGTGATGCGCGCCGGGCGCATCGAGCAGGTGGCGACGCCGGCCGTCCTCGCCGGCTCGCCGGCCACCGGGTACGTGACCGAGCTGCTCCGGCGCGCGCGCGTCGGCGGAGACCCGCGATGA
- the lpxB gene encoding lipid-A-disaccharide synthase, producing MLRVMVSCGEPSGDTYAGALARAVRAQAPDTDVFGFGGPQCRAAGVRLVGDYAGLSVTGLTEAVRVLPASFAMLRRLARAAAETRPDVLVVVDYPDFNFRLMARLAASGVPVVYYVTPQIWAWRAGRMAAMQRHVTLALPIFPFEEALYREAGVPVRFLGHPLVDAVPAPPADPVEAVRAQGALRTSLGLDPARPVVALLPGSRHNEISRLVPVIAAALPLVAARVPGVQFAVACAPGRQGGEFADLTRAWPGLPLVVDRTDDVLAAADVVVTASGTATAQTALHERPMVVVYKLSPLTYALGKPLVTVDTYAMANLIAGERIVPELIQDGCTPEAIAAETSGLLLDRDRWTRTHARLADTRARLGPPGSTARVAEAVLDVARRRP from the coding sequence ATGCTGCGGGTGATGGTCTCGTGCGGCGAGCCGTCCGGCGACACCTATGCCGGGGCCCTCGCCCGTGCGGTGCGTGCGCAGGCCCCCGACACCGACGTCTTCGGTTTCGGGGGGCCCCAGTGCCGGGCCGCAGGCGTGCGGCTCGTGGGCGACTACGCCGGCCTGTCGGTCACGGGTCTGACCGAGGCCGTCCGCGTGCTGCCGGCGTCGTTCGCCATGCTGCGCCGGCTCGCGCGGGCGGCGGCGGAGACGCGGCCGGACGTCCTCGTCGTCGTGGACTATCCCGACTTCAACTTCCGGCTGATGGCGCGGCTGGCCGCCAGCGGCGTGCCGGTCGTCTACTACGTCACGCCCCAGATCTGGGCGTGGCGGGCCGGCCGGATGGCGGCGATGCAGCGGCACGTGACCCTGGCGCTGCCGATCTTTCCCTTCGAAGAGGCCTTGTACCGCGAGGCCGGCGTCCCGGTGCGGTTCCTCGGACATCCGCTGGTGGATGCCGTGCCCGCGCCGCCGGCCGACCCCGTCGAGGCGGTGCGGGCGCAGGGGGCGCTCCGGACGTCGCTGGGACTCGACCCCGCCCGGCCGGTCGTGGCGCTGCTGCCCGGCAGCCGGCACAACGAGATCTCGCGCCTGGTCCCGGTGATCGCGGCGGCCCTGCCGCTCGTCGCCGCGCGGGTGCCCGGCGTCCAGTTCGCCGTGGCCTGCGCGCCGGGCCGCCAGGGCGGCGAGTTCGCCGATCTCACTCGCGCCTGGCCCGGCCTGCCGCTCGTCGTGGATCGCACCGACGACGTGCTCGCGGCCGCCGACGTCGTGGTGACGGCGTCGGGCACCGCCACGGCCCAGACCGCGTTGCACGAACGGCCGATGGTCGTCGTGTACAAGCTGTCGCCGCTCACCTACGCCCTCGGCAAGCCGCTCGTGACCGTCGACACCTACGCGATGGCGAACCTGATCGCGGGCGAGCGGATCGTGCCCGAATTGATCCAGGACGGATGCACGCCGGAGGCGATCGCCGCCGAGACGTCCGGCTTGCTGCTGGATCGTGATCGCTGGACACGAACGCACGCGCGACTCGCCGACACGCGGGCGCGCCTCGGGCCGCCGGGATCGACCGCGCGCGTGGCCGAGGCCGTCCTGGACGTCGCGCGCCGACGGCCCTGA
- a CDS encoding carboxypeptidase-like regulatory domain-containing protein encodes MSARRLASLIVLVTALVPLRASAYLKFGVDVNGRTVPVRWSPGPIAYSITERDVSGVTAQAFADAVGRAAATWSRVEGLPVSFTGGSLTRSLPLDVDGRSTIGFLDRPDQERVLGATTFVLDAETGALIESDIYFNTRFRWSTAAGGEAGANDVESVALHELGHLLGLGHSAIGETEVSGTGRRVVSTGAIMFPIAWPSGSIADRVPQADDLAGVRDLYDALDDSRVGSVQGHVLKDGRGVYGAHVVAFGLESGVLVGGYTLSDDGLFVIAGLPEGPYVLRVEPLDDADLESFFTPSRIDVDFAVTFGPRLAVVQAGGASRPVDIEVHRR; translated from the coding sequence ATGAGCGCCCGCCGGCTCGCGTCCCTGATCGTGCTGGTGACGGCGTTGGTCCCCCTGCGCGCCTCCGCCTACCTGAAGTTCGGCGTCGACGTGAACGGCCGTACCGTGCCGGTGCGCTGGTCGCCCGGTCCGATCGCGTACTCGATCACCGAGCGCGACGTCAGCGGCGTGACCGCCCAGGCGTTCGCCGACGCCGTGGGCCGCGCCGCCGCGACGTGGTCGCGCGTGGAGGGCCTGCCGGTGTCCTTCACCGGGGGGAGCCTCACGCGGAGCCTGCCGCTCGACGTCGATGGCCGCTCGACCATCGGGTTCCTCGACCGTCCCGACCAGGAACGCGTGCTCGGCGCGACCACGTTCGTGCTGGACGCCGAGACCGGCGCCCTCATCGAGTCGGACATCTACTTCAACACGCGCTTCCGCTGGTCCACGGCCGCCGGCGGGGAAGCCGGCGCGAACGACGTCGAGTCGGTGGCCCTCCATGAGCTCGGGCACCTGCTGGGGCTCGGCCACTCGGCGATCGGCGAAACCGAGGTCAGCGGCACCGGGAGGCGCGTCGTGTCCACCGGCGCGATCATGTTCCCGATTGCGTGGCCGTCGGGCAGCATCGCCGATCGCGTGCCGCAGGCCGACGACCTCGCCGGGGTCCGGGACCTCTACGACGCGCTCGACGACTCGCGGGTCGGCAGCGTGCAGGGCCACGTCCTCAAGGACGGCCGGGGCGTCTACGGCGCGCACGTCGTCGCGTTCGGTCTCGAGTCGGGGGTGCTCGTGGGCGGCTACACGCTGTCCGACGACGGCCTCTTCGTGATCGCGGGGCTGCCGGAGGGGCCCTACGTCCTGCGGGTGGAACCGCTCGATGACGCGGACCTCGAGAGCTTCTTCACGCCGAGCCGGATCGACGTGGACTTCGCCGTGACCTTCGGTCCCAGGCTCGCCGTGGTGCAGGCCGGGGGCGCCTCGCGGCCGGTGGACATCGAGGTCCACCGGCGATGA
- a CDS encoding pitrilysin family protein has translation MSRRAFHVVQSSLVVSIAILVGSVAVSAGQAPRPADALRWPSERPPRPLAAKPVKFPPYEIRTLANGLQVVLVSQDEQPIVSARMLVRAGAAQDPKGKEGLAMLAAALLDQGTATRSAAQIAEEIDFMGGILGTGAGSDLTNVYTVSMKDGLGQALDLMADVVLHPAFADSEIERQRAQAMSSLAVAADDPDTVASQVIERLVFGFHPYGMPSGGTGESLAALTRADFVAFHTTWFLPNNALIAIVGDVTPDEGYRQVERVFGGWAKGAVPAVAPVDPPPPVKRVVVIDKPGAVQTEIRAGHVLFARKHPDHLVMDQVVKILGGEGGNRLQQVLRSQKALTYGASADLDAYKQTGAVIAETDTRTEATVEAVRTVVDEFYRLQRERVYEGELHGAQDFLAGSFPLSIEEPDAIASRVLNQLFYELPLDDLPAYPERVRSVTVDDVQRVAKAWLKPSQLSVVLVGDADRFIKDLAGAGFTSVERISIDQLDLTAADLRKARPGARP, from the coding sequence ATGAGCCGCCGCGCTTTCCACGTCGTGCAGTCGTCGCTCGTCGTCTCGATCGCCATTCTCGTCGGCTCGGTGGCGGTGTCGGCCGGTCAGGCGCCGCGCCCGGCCGATGCCCTCCGCTGGCCCTCGGAGCGGCCGCCTCGTCCGCTCGCCGCCAAGCCGGTCAAGTTCCCGCCCTACGAGATCCGCACGCTGGCCAACGGGCTCCAGGTGGTGCTGGTCAGCCAGGACGAACAGCCGATCGTCAGCGCCCGGATGCTGGTCCGCGCCGGGGCCGCGCAGGATCCCAAGGGCAAGGAGGGCCTGGCGATGCTCGCCGCCGCGCTCCTCGACCAGGGGACCGCCACGCGGTCGGCTGCACAGATCGCCGAAGAGATCGACTTCATGGGCGGCATCCTCGGCACCGGCGCCGGCAGCGATCTCACCAACGTCTACACGGTGAGCATGAAGGACGGCCTCGGCCAGGCGCTGGACCTCATGGCCGACGTGGTGCTGCACCCCGCGTTCGCCGACTCGGAGATCGAGCGCCAGCGCGCGCAGGCGATGTCGTCGCTGGCGGTGGCGGCCGACGACCCCGACACCGTCGCGTCCCAGGTCATCGAGCGGCTGGTCTTCGGCTTCCACCCCTACGGCATGCCGTCGGGCGGCACCGGGGAGTCGCTGGCCGCGCTCACCCGCGCGGACTTCGTGGCCTTCCACACGACGTGGTTCCTGCCGAACAACGCCCTCATCGCCATCGTCGGCGACGTGACGCCGGACGAGGGCTATCGCCAAGTGGAGCGCGTGTTCGGCGGGTGGGCGAAGGGCGCCGTGCCCGCCGTCGCGCCCGTGGATCCGCCGCCGCCCGTGAAGCGCGTCGTCGTCATCGACAAGCCGGGCGCCGTGCAGACCGAGATCCGCGCCGGGCACGTCCTCTTCGCGCGCAAGCACCCGGATCACCTGGTCATGGATCAGGTCGTGAAGATTCTCGGCGGCGAGGGTGGGAACCGGCTGCAGCAGGTCCTGCGCTCGCAGAAGGCGCTCACCTACGGCGCCTCCGCCGACCTGGACGCCTACAAGCAGACGGGCGCCGTCATCGCCGAGACCGACACGCGCACCGAGGCGACCGTCGAGGCCGTGCGGACCGTCGTGGACGAGTTCTACCGGCTGCAGCGCGAGCGCGTCTACGAGGGCGAGCTGCACGGAGCGCAGGACTTCCTGGCCGGCAGCTTCCCGCTCTCGATCGAGGAACCGGACGCCATCGCCAGCCGCGTCCTCAATCAGCTCTTCTACGAACTGCCGCTGGACGACCTGCCGGCCTACCCCGAGCGGGTCCGGTCCGTCACCGTGGACGACGTGCAGCGCGTGGCCAAGGCGTGGTTGAAGCCGAGCCAGCTGTCCGTCGTGCTCGTGGGCGACGCCGACCGCTTCATCAAGGACCTGGCGGGCGCGGGGTTCACCAGCGTCGAGCGGATTTCCATCGACCAGCTCGACCTGACCGCCGCCGATCTCCGGAAGGCCCGGCCCGGCGCGCGGCCCTGA